A genomic segment from Kwoniella shandongensis chromosome 8, complete sequence encodes:
- a CDS encoding presequence translocated-associated motor subunit PAM17, mitochondrial: MSRSALTTLRPLIRPSYSPLALSIRHASSSSTSSPLEPPASSTTVSSSSTSSTPLPLTWPNYLSLRRQRRLWSTLTTVPSTLTGLTLGGGYFASLEADPTQLIMGVEPMFVYGGATFGCMALGYLVGPTIGSFLFSLTHPSVSRGNPPALEVMDREFYHRIKRNRADPRFQSVQNIVPDFYGEKIVSLSTYRRWLRDQAVYKRKAMHGVPSEEQ, translated from the exons ATGTCCCGATCTGCTTTGACAACCTTGCGCCCTCTCATCCGACCATCTTACTCCCCTCTCGCTCTATCGATCCGACACGCTTCAagttcctccacttcttccccccTCGAGCCTCCAGCTTCCTCAACCaccgtctcttcttcctcgacttcctcgacccctctccctctcacatGGCCTAACTATCTCTCCTTACGTCGTCAAAGACGTTTATGGTCGACTTTGACGACTGTTCCTTCTACGTTGACTGGGTTGACATTGGGTGGTGGCTATTTTGCAAGTCTGGAAGCGGATCCGACCCAGTTGATAATGGGTGTTGAACCGAT GTTTGTGTACGGCGGTGCAAC ATTTGGATGCATGG CCCTCGGATACCTCGTCGGACCCACTATCGgctcattcctcttctccctcacccatccttccgtCTCAAGAGGGAACCCACCCGCTCTCGAAGTGATGGACAGGGAGTTCTACCACAGGATCAAGCGGAATAGGGCGGACCCGAGGTTCCAGAGTGTGCAGAATATCGTTCCGGACTTTTatggcgagaag AtcgtttccctttcaacCTACAGACGATGGCTCAGAGATCAAGCAGTCTACAAGCGAAAAGCAATGCACGGTGTGCCCAGTGAGGAGCAGTGA